In Amycolatopsis methanolica 239, a single genomic region encodes these proteins:
- a CDS encoding DUF3000 domain-containing protein: MTAMTHAPEMFREAVAALQAIRPRPEMTLEPVRAPQRLAPWSYALSCDATGPADVTATGRLVLLHDPEGPESWDGVLRMVVYVRAEIDRELASDPFLPAVGWSWLTDALETSGASFTALGGTVTETSSARFGDISGPARTDDLELRASWTPSDQQLRPHGEAFCQLMSSVAGLPPVGVSLFGHRQSG; encoded by the coding sequence GTGACCGCGATGACGCATGCGCCCGAGATGTTCCGTGAAGCTGTCGCGGCGTTGCAAGCGATCCGGCCCCGGCCGGAGATGACCCTCGAACCCGTGCGCGCGCCGCAGCGCCTTGCCCCCTGGTCCTACGCGCTCAGCTGCGACGCGACGGGCCCGGCGGACGTGACGGCGACCGGCCGCCTGGTGCTGCTGCACGACCCGGAAGGCCCGGAGTCCTGGGACGGGGTGCTGCGGATGGTTGTCTACGTGCGCGCGGAGATCGACCGGGAACTGGCGAGCGACCCGTTCCTGCCCGCGGTCGGCTGGTCGTGGCTCACCGACGCGCTGGAGACCTCCGGCGCGTCCTTCACCGCGCTGGGCGGCACGGTCACCGAGACCTCGTCGGCGCGGTTCGGCGACATCAGCGGTCCCGCCCGCACCGACGACCTGGAGCTGCGGGCGTCGTGGACGCCGTCGGACCAGCAACTGCGCCCGCACGGCGAGGCGTTCTGCCAGCTGATGTCGAGCGTGGCCGGGCTGCCGCCGGTCGGGG